The Sagittula sp. P11 genome window below encodes:
- a CDS encoding endonuclease domain-containing protein: MTGFHNDAQKAEARRRRHEMTEAQKRLWQFLRAHRFMGLSVRRHAPVGPLIVDFLIPAHRLAIETGHPRDPARAACLKARGYRVLGFNDTDILTRTDAVLRAIAEALRS; the protein is encoded by the coding sequence ATGACCGGCTTTCACAACGACGCCCAGAAGGCTGAGGCCCGGCGCCGGCGCCACGAGATGACGGAGGCGCAGAAGCGGCTCTGGCAGTTCCTGCGCGCCCACCGCTTCATGGGCCTTTCGGTGCGCCGCCATGCGCCCGTCGGCCCGCTGATCGTGGATTTCCTCATCCCGGCGCACCGCCTCGCGATCGAGACTGGCCACCCCCGCGACCCGGCCCGCGCCGCCTGTCTGAAGGCCCGCGGCTACCGGGTCCTCGGCTTCAACGACACCGACATCCTGACGCGGACGGACGCCGTCCTGCGCGCCATAGCGGAGGCCCTTCGGTCATGA
- a CDS encoding alpha-D-ribose 1-methylphosphonate 5-phosphate C-P-lyase PhnJ has translation MTPDTGDLAYNFAYLDEQTKRMIRRAILKGLAIPGYQVPFASREMPMPYGWGTGGVQVSAAVMTPEDRFKVIDQGADDTTNAVSIRTFFERTAGVETTTRTAEATVIQTRHRIPEQPLTEDQILVYQVPIPEPLRFLEPRETETRKMHALQDYGLMHVKLYEDISRHGHIATAYAYPVQVEGRYVMDPSPIPRFDNPKLDGCPAIQLFGAGREQRIYALPPYTRVVSLDFEDHPFEASKADHPCALCGAEDSYLDEVIVDDRGGRMFVCSDTDHCETRQAQGFRGEAAA, from the coding sequence ATGACCCCCGACACCGGCGACCTCGCCTACAACTTCGCCTACCTCGACGAACAGACCAAGCGGATGATCCGCCGCGCCATCCTGAAGGGGCTGGCGATCCCCGGCTACCAGGTGCCCTTCGCCTCGCGCGAGATGCCCATGCCCTACGGCTGGGGCACCGGCGGGGTGCAGGTCTCGGCGGCGGTGATGACGCCCGAAGACCGCTTCAAGGTCATCGACCAGGGGGCCGACGACACCACCAACGCGGTCTCCATCCGGACCTTCTTCGAACGCACCGCCGGGGTGGAGACGACCACCCGGACAGCGGAGGCCACGGTGATCCAGACCCGCCACCGCATCCCCGAACAGCCGCTGACCGAGGACCAGATCCTCGTCTACCAGGTGCCGATCCCGGAGCCCCTGCGCTTCCTCGAGCCGCGCGAGACCGAGACCCGCAAGATGCACGCCCTGCAGGACTACGGGCTGATGCACGTCAAGCTCTACGAGGACATCAGCCGCCACGGCCATATCGCCACCGCCTATGCCTACCCGGTTCAGGTCGAGGGCCGCTATGTCATGGACCCCTCGCCGATCCCGCGCTTCGACAACCCGAAGCTGGACGGGTGCCCCGCGATCCAGCTGTTCGGCGCCGGGCGCGAGCAGCGGATCTATGCCCTGCCGCCCTATACACGGGTTGTCAGCCTCGATTTCGAGGACCACCCCTTCGAGGCCTCGAAGGCGGACCACCCCTGCGCGCTCTGCGGGGCGGAGGACAGCTATCTCGACGAGGTGATCGTCGACGACCGGGGCGGGCGGATGTTCGTCTGTTCGGACACCGACCACTGCGAAACCCGGCAGGCGCAGGGGTTTCGCGGGGAGGCCGCGGCATGA